The sequence below is a genomic window from bacterium 336/3.
CACATACTTAAATACATTATGCTCAAAATCAGAAACTTCATATTCCTCTATATTTCTTGTAACAATTCCCTCCATACTACAAGGCTTTTGAGTATGTATATCATAAGATTCAAAAATGCTTGGTTGCTCTACTATTTGAAGAATATCTTGAGTATAAATTTCCTCATCACGAGGCTTTTCTATAATTTTTATTTCAGGTACAGTTGGAAAATCAAAGCAATTTGCATAAAACTTAGTTTCTTCCCAAGAAAGCCACACATTATATAACCGAACAGCAAAAACATAAAAATAAGACTCAAGTTTTTGATATTCAATAGAATGAATTGCATACAGATTTTCTCCAAAGATTTCCAAATCTCCCAAATCGTTTTTGAGTGAAGACCATTGTTGTCTAAGTTGGGTAGTCCATGCTGATGTGGTTGGAGCCACATGTGAACGAGCAAATACACCATATTTACTCAGACAGTTATTTTCTCCATCTAATTTTTCAGTATGTACGACTGAGTTTATTTTTTGTAAATCTTGCCAATATTGATAATTAAAACGGTCATCTGAAGTTGTCCCTAGTGAAAATGGATAGTGATAAGTACGACCGTACTTAGTTGAAATAGACATAGTTGTAATTTTTAGATAATACCATGGCAGCCTATACTTTTATATAGGTTTATTAA
It includes:
- a CDS encoding 2'-5' RNA ligase, translated to MSISTKYGRTYHYPFSLGTTSDDRFNYQYWQDLQKINSVVHTEKLDGENNCLSKYGVFARSHVAPTTSAWTTQLRQQWSSLKNDLGDLEIFGENLYAIHSIEYQKLESYFYVFAVRLYNVWLSWEETKFYANCFDFPTVPEIKIIEKPRDEEIYTQDILQIVEQPSIFESYDIHTQKPCSMEGIVTRNIEEYEVSDFEHNVFKYVRKNHVKTDEHWTRNWKRASLVWEK